In the Pseudomonadota bacterium genome, AGCGCTCCTATAAAAAGGCGCTATTTGGTACCGATACCGATGAGGAACGTGCAGAGTACGTCGGCAAATGGTCGATGATATCGCGCGCGAGTGGTGCGACCTCACCGTTCACAGCGGTCAGTCCGTGTTCATGGATCGCAATGGTGGGATCATGGGCCACGTTGCGTTCAACCATCTGTCCCAATGTGAACTGCACGTCCTCACCGTCACGACTAATGGCCGGAAAACGCTTCATCGCCGTAAACCGAAACAAGGTGCGCGTGTCTTCGCCATCATTTAACACCCAGCCCAGAAGCAGTTGATTGGCGTGCGTAATTTCATCAAACCCCGCCGCAATCATATCGTCGGCCCGAGCAAACGCCGGCACATGCCCGGCCACCCGCAAGCCAAGTCGATGCGCCTCTTCCACCAATGCGTCCGCCCACTCTGGTTTCATTGAGTTGTAAAATTTAACCTGGTGAAAATCACGCGAGGCACACCACCGGACCATGTCGAGCCCCGCTTGAAGTGAGTCAACCAATTCACCGGTCTGGGCTGAAAACTCGCTTTTTCCTTCGATAAAACACGAACGAGTGATTCGCGGGCCGGCAATTTCACCGCGATTAATGCGTCCAATCAGACCGTCGAGCACATCGTTTTCATTGCCCATATCGCGCACCGAGGTGACGCCCGCCGCAATATTCAACAGCGCATTTTCTTGACCCAAATGACCGTGCATTTCATACATGCCAGCGACGAGCGTGCCGCCGGCTCCGTCCACGATGACTTCCGACGCCGACGCGGGGCTGCGCGCAGGTTGCACACTGGTAATACGATTACCGTAAATCACAACATCTTTCGGTGACGTCAGCCCCAATGTGCTTGGTTCAAACACTCGAACATTGCGAATACGCACAGGGGAATCGAAGGTTTGCGCAACCTTTTTCTGAATCTCAGCAAACCGTTCCGTAGAGAGTTGCACAGCTAGGTCTCGGAGCGCTTGATCGGCAGATTCATAGCCTTTACGAACAATGCTGAAACGGCCACTTGCTGTCGCGAAAAACTCCCTGTCTTGATCGAGCAAAATTAGCGCCGGATTAAGCGACAATCCGAGCAACTCATACGCTGTCACGTTTAAATCGCCCGCCGGCCCACTGAACGACAAATCAGATCGCGTGCGAATCGTGGCTTGACCAGCCGGATACACAGTAACCCGACCATCTGCTGCTGCCAACAACGCGCGGGTTAGGAGCGCCGCGCCGTAAACACTGCCATCTTGATCAACGTAAAAGTGAGGGTCTTTGTCGACCCGAGCGACGCCAGTGCCTGTCGCATCTTGCCACAGCGCAGAGTTGCCCTCGATGCGAAAACTCTCATCCACCTTGCTACCGAAGGTTGTGCGGCCTGTGATATTGCGTTCGATCGGATAGCCGCGTTGATCAAGCGTCATTGTCTCTGCAATAGTGGGACCCCGACCGTTTTGCTTGAAGTCAAAATCGATAGACAGCTGTTCTCCCGCTGTGTCCACGATCATGTGACCAATGTCATCGCCACCAATGAGCACACGGTACTCCAACGTTTGCGCGGCAAGCGGCAGCGCGCATAGCAGTAACACAAGCGAGGTCAGGTATTTCATAACGAATACTCATGGTCAGAAGATCAATTCCCCTGACTATTGCAGTCCTTGTCAGGTTCGAAGTCAAGTCAGACACGAAATCCGGGGATCTCACACCAATGCCGTCACGATCAACCCTTGAAGACCATATGAGCGGGCCGGTTTGTTCGTGCGCGAGGCCGCGCGTTCGACATGATTTGATGAAGTTAGGTCAAATTTGCTAGCGTCGTGTCTGAGGCAGCGATTCGCGTTCGTCTTGGTGGTTATCGAACGCGAACTCCACACCACCACCCATTGGGCGCAAACGCACCCACGCCAGGAGAACCGCAATGCGTTTCGTGCGTCATCTACAAGGTATTGGCTCAGGCGCTGAATACGATGTCGTAGCCCCGATGAATCTCGATCCTCTGGATGGTCGACCGGTGCGTATGACGCTCGATATTGACGCAATCCTAACCGCGTATCCGGATCAGAGCTGGTATCAACCGCAGCGTAAAAACATGTGGCGGTTTGGGGCACTGCTGCCGATAGACTGCAATGATCCTGTCGAACGCGACACCATTATCAGTCTTGGCGAAGGGCATACACCGTTATTGGATGCGTCTCGACTCACGATGACGAAAAACTGGGGCCTACGCCTGTTCATCAAAGACGAAGGCCACCCCCACGACGGTTTTGGTGAGAACCCCACACACAGCTTCAAAGATCGCGGCATGGCGGTTGTCGCATCGATGGCCAAACACTACGGCCTAACCCGACTGGCTGTGCCGACTCAGGGTAATGCCGGTGACTCACTGTGTCACTATGCGCGCCATGCTGGCATGCAGGTTGTTGTCGCGATGCCAAAAGACACACCGCTTCCCATTTTGGGCGCCGTTGCGGCAGCGGCGACCACCGACCCCGCTGTGACGCTCGAATTGGTTGAGGGCACGATCCGAGAAGCGGGTGCGTTACTAAAGGACGAGTACTTACCGCAGGGCTACTTCAACTGCGCCACCTTTCAAGAACCCGGGTGGCGCATCGAAGGAAAAAAGACGCTCGGGCTGGAGATCGCCGAGGCGCTGGCGGGTTACCAAGGGTGGCAACTCCCAGACGCGATTGTTTATCCAACGGGTGGCGGTACCGGCATACTGGGTATGTGGAAAGCGTTTGACGAACTGGAAGCGCTGGGTCTGATTGACTCGCATCGACCGCGCATTTACGCGGTTCAAAGCGAGGTTACCGATCCGGTGGCGCAAGCCATGAAAACCGCCAAATCCGACACAACGCCACAAGACGCTGGCAGCACGTTGGCCGTGGGACTCAATGTACCGGGTGGGGTTGGACATTTTGAAGTACTGAATATTCTTCGCGCGTCAGGGGGCACCGCGCTGACCGTGAGTGAAGCGGAGATCGCAGAGTATGTCAGCGCGATATGGTCAGAAACCGGTTGGTGGATTTGTCCCGAAGGCGCGGCCACACTGGCCGCCATCCCCAAGTTACTCGATCACGGTGAGCTGCGGCAAAACGAAACGGTTGTGGCTGTAAACACCGGGTCGTTTGAAAAGTACTTGCCGGACGTTCGTCACCTAGTAAAAGGCAGGCCCTTATCACAGTAGCGACAGTGGATACTGCGTCACGCGGCAGGACACCCGCATTCCTCATCGCGTTGCATCACGTTGATGGCAGTTGTCGGTGCCTAAGTTAGCTCCACTTTCTCGGCCGCTCAAAAAATAAAAGCCCCGATCGGGGCTTTTATGGCGTTACTGGTCGATAATCAATTAGCGCTTACGCATAAAGCCCAATCCGCCCAGCGCGCTGAGCATCAAAAGGAGCGCACCTGGTACGGGCACCGGCGCATACGTAATGTTGTCGATGGCGCCTGAGCCCCCCATATTGATTTCGATTCGCGACACGCCGTCAATGCCAAAGAACGAGCGCACCCACTGATTGTCTCCCCCGGTGTCAGGGGTGTATAGCAGCAGATCAATGAGGTCGCCATCAATGTCGTAGAGTCGGATTCGATTGTTCTCCGATGGGCCGGACTCGGAGAACTCGACATCGAAAAAGTCAATGCTATCGAGACGCACGGCGGTATCAAATTCGATCACAAACTGGCCGGCCGGACGACTGCCTTCATCATCCGGGGTGGTGCAGCTGAATGCGTCGCAATTATCGTTCTCCTGGATAATGAGCACATTACCCGGTGACAGCATGCCTAAATCGTTGCCCGGTCCAGGCGTGAACGGTCCACCAAGGTCGTAGTCGCCACCGGTCGGGTTCTCGGTATCAAAAACAACAGCCAGGTCGAGTCCGTTATCAAAATTGAACGCGCTGATTGTCGCGCCCAAAATGTTGTACTCGTTGTCAACGATCGTTCCGGCTTGGATATCCTCAAAATCGATTGTGATCGCGAACGACACTGGTGATAACGCAAATGCCGCACCCAATGCGAGAAGGAAATTTTTCATGATTGCACCGATGTATTGATTTTTGTTTGCGCCCGATTCCCCAAGGCACGACTGCCGAAAAGGCTATCAAAGGTGCTTGAGAAAAAGGTGAAGACTGAACGTAATAACGGCGTTTCGTTACATTACTCAACACATCTCACAATAAAAACCAACTTATGACAAATCAAACGGTCGCGACAACATTTCAAATACGTCAGCCGCTCGCTCGATAGTCATCGCGATTACCCGCCACCATCCTCCGCGCCAACTCACCGCACGCTGCGGCAACTACCACATTATGTTCAATGCCGAAACATCGCGTTTTCACATTACGATTTCGGCGCGTGGTACGTTAGGCATCGCACTCGCGCTGTGGACCGTTTTCGGATGACGTCTCTGCCGATCGATTCGTCCTCGGTCCTGCTGCTCACTGATTATCTACGCGCGTCGCGCGGCAATTATTTTGATACGCTTTTTGCGTTTACTGCGCCTTTATATAAGGAACCTCATCACAAGAAGGAAAGGCAGGATGACTCGGGTACTCAACATATTCATCTGTGCACTGCTCACTCACGCAATGCACGCGCAAGCAATTGATTTTGTCTCGAACGACAACGGTATTGAGGAAGCCGAGTTAACACACAAGTGGGCCTACACATCGTCATTGACCAATCCACTGAACAGCGCGCCAAGTCAACCGGCAAGTTCGCGCGTTGCACTGAAAGGTGATGGTGCGGACGCCGATGCCGACGGAATTCCGGATGACGCTGATAACTGCGTGCTGGTGGCGAACGCCGATCAGCGAGACTCCAATGGTGACAATTACGGCAACGCCTGCGACTTCGACTACAACAACGACTGCTCAGTCAATTTCTTGGATTACGCGGCACTCACCAGCGATTTCACTGCCACGGGCGATCTGGATACCGACGCCAACGGGGACGGCGTAGTGAACTTTCTTGATATCGGCCAGTTCCCGTCGTTTTTTATGATGCCACCCGGACCGAGCGGCCTCCAAGGCGATTGCGATTCGCCCCCAGTCGACACGGAGGCGCCGACCGCCAGTTTTTCGCCGTCAACGCTCACGGTGCCATCGGGCATGACCGGCCAGTCCACGTTCACGGCGACTGACAATGTCGGCGTGACAACGGGCCCCAATATCCTGTGTACCAACGGGGGCAGCTTCGATGTGTCGATGAGCACCTTTACCGCCGCCACCGTCACGCTATCGACCCAAAGCGTGTGCACCGCCACGGTCGGTGATGCCGCCGGAAACGAAGGCATGGCGACGCTCACCGTGACGATGACCCCCTCTAACATGGCCGGTGACTGTCCGCGCACACTGCCTGCCGTCTCGACGGGCACGTGTTCCATTACGACGGGCACGGGCAGCGCGGTGCTAATTCAAGGCGACGTGTTTTTCGAGAGCGGACTGCTCACCAATGCCGAGGTGTTAGTTGACGATGGTGACATTGTTTGTGCTGGGTGTGACTGCAGCAGCGAGGCGACTTTTTCAAC is a window encoding:
- a CDS encoding amidohydrolase — its product is MKYLTSLVLLLCALPLAAQTLEYRVLIGGDDIGHMIVDTAGEQLSIDFDFKQNGRGPTIAETMTLDQRGYPIERNITGRTTFGSKVDESFRIEGNSALWQDATGTGVARVDKDPHFYVDQDGSVYGAALLTRALLAAADGRVTVYPAGQATIRTRSDLSFSGPAGDLNVTAYELLGLSLNPALILLDQDREFFATASGRFSIVRKGYESADQALRDLAVQLSTERFAEIQKKVAQTFDSPVRIRNVRVFEPSTLGLTSPKDVVIYGNRITSVQPARSPASASEVIVDGAGGTLVAGMYEMHGHLGQENALLNIAAGVTSVRDMGNENDVLDGLIGRINRGEIAGPRITRSCFIEGKSEFSAQTGELVDSLQAGLDMVRWCASRDFHQVKFYNSMKPEWADALVEEAHRLGLRVAGHVPAFARADDMIAAGFDEITHANQLLLGWVLNDGEDTRTLFRFTAMKRFPAISRDGEDVQFTLGQMVERNVAHDPTIAIHEHGLTAVNGEVAPLARDIIDHLPTYSARSSSVSVPNSAFL
- a CDS encoding threonine synthase gives rise to the protein MRFVRHLQGIGSGAEYDVVAPMNLDPLDGRPVRMTLDIDAILTAYPDQSWYQPQRKNMWRFGALLPIDCNDPVERDTIISLGEGHTPLLDASRLTMTKNWGLRLFIKDEGHPHDGFGENPTHSFKDRGMAVVASMAKHYGLTRLAVPTQGNAGDSLCHYARHAGMQVVVAMPKDTPLPILGAVAAAATTDPAVTLELVEGTIREAGALLKDEYLPQGYFNCATFQEPGWRIEGKKTLGLEIAEALAGYQGWQLPDAIVYPTGGGTGILGMWKAFDELEALGLIDSHRPRIYAVQSEVTDPVAQAMKTAKSDTTPQDAGSTLAVGLNVPGGVGHFEVLNILRASGGTALTVSEAEIAEYVSAIWSETGWWICPEGAATLAAIPKLLDHGELRQNETVVAVNTGSFEKYLPDVRHLVKGRPLSQ
- a CDS encoding VPLPA-CTERM sorting domain-containing protein: MKNFLLALGAAFALSPVSFAITIDFEDIQAGTIVDNEYNILGATISAFNFDNGLDLAVVFDTENPTGGDYDLGGPFTPGPGNDLGMLSPGNVLIIQENDNCDAFSCTTPDDEGSRPAGQFVIEFDTAVRLDSIDFFDVEFSESGPSENNRIRLYDIDGDLIDLLLYTPDTGGDNQWVRSFFGIDGVSRIEINMGGSGAIDNITYAPVPVPGALLLMLSALGGLGFMRKR